The Macadamia integrifolia cultivar HAES 741 chromosome 4, SCU_Mint_v3, whole genome shotgun sequence genome contains the following window.
CTCGATGCGCTGAATGAAAACCCAGAGTGCCAAACGGATCGTAAACAGTCTTGGATAAGAGCACTTCTCTGAGTGACAACATTAGGAGAAGCATTTCCAAATATCTTTCTTGATTCTCGTTCAACATCTGACCAGGGAGACGGGAGCACCTGACCTTTAtcagaaaaaaatgttttcaactGACgataaagagaaacaaaatcacgATATCGTCGCtcaacctcccattggtccttGCCACTCCACACTCTTAACCTGTAAACTGTGTATTCCTTTACACCAACCAGTCTCTCACCCAGTGAGACCTctcctttcttttgctttgcaCCTACAACTTCAATCCCATCAATTTTCAGAGGCTGCTGAACTTGTGGGTATGCATCATTAGTACCAGATGTAGAAGCAGTTGAGCTACCATCTCTAATAGGCTTAGGTGATTGTGATACAGATGCCCAATTACCCTTGCTGAACCTAGCCACAGGAGACTCCCCAGAGTCTAGCAAAATCTCCTCCATTTCATGGACAACCTCGTCATAGAATTCATTTGAGTTGAGGTTCTCAGCCTGGAAAGAATTTTAAGGagatgagacaaaaaaaaaataaaaaataaaaaataaaaaaataaaaataaataaataaataaaagagagagtaGAATACAAGCAGCTCATGCCCCACAGAAAAGTGTTTACACAAGGGAAAATAGAATTGGCCCCTCAAAATCATGGCTCTGAACCATCTACTCAAAATTAATCAAGAGTCACTTACAGATATGATTAGCCACAGATGGGCCATAGCTAAGAATGATAACAGCAAGATAATTCAAAACCCCACTATCTCACCTTACTTTTTCTAAACAAACAACAGAAGCAACAGTGACTAAGAGTTCACGAACATGGGCAATGCACAAGCACAGGCACAAATTGGGGTATAGGAAGGATGTGCCCCTGCATTCCATTCCATGGAAAAGGGCCAACATAGGCTacatttcatttcaaaatattgCACTTTCCATAGGTTCCACAGAAGAGAAACATCAACCTCAAAAAGCATGAACAGGttataaaaaaatgtaaaatatagTCATTtttaggatgaaattttcaatagAATGAACAGAAAGGGACAAGAAAGCAAAttcatataaaattattttccccaaaaaaataaaataaaaaaagggtgtacccagtgcatgagccTCCCGCCACTGTAGGGCCTGAGAAGGGTcaaaatgtacgcagccttacgcCTGCTTCGCGGAAAGGCTGTTTCCTGTTTCCCCCCAAAAATAAGCTTAACTTTTTTCCCAAATAGAACCCTTGAATTGAAAATAAGCATAAGACTTAATAGAAAATCCATGTGGTTGGTTTTGACTTAATGCATCATTCAAGGCAGTCACTCGGTTTGGGATCCCTATTCCACAGATCTGAACCCTGTACAATCTCACCAAGTATTTAGATTAAATGATTGGGACCAATATTGCAATGTGCTAATCTAAGAAACTAACTGCAAGAAAAATTGCACAAACAGATGACTACAATGTTCATCTTTCAAGCAACAGtcaaaagaattttaaaaaagtttttattttaatgtaaaATATAATATTAAGATAGATGTTTATAGAATAATATGATCACGCTGAACTTTGCAATTcataagctttaaaggaattcATTTCATTTAAGGGGCTTAATTCTTGAAAATGTAGCACAGAGAAAATTATTGGGGCCCAGTCTCATGTACAAGTCCTTTAGCCCCAGATCTGAGAAGTTCCTAAATGGCTCAACCAAATCTTCTTCAAGATGTCTCTATGATTGTGGATTAATTTTCTGAAGTATCGAATTCACAGCCAATCCGTGCTCATTCAATGCAGAAACATATAGAAATGCTTGATTTAATCATATTTCCAAAATTTGCAAGACTAATAAGTTGGTGTGAGcacaaaataattataaattcaATTTCCGTCCCCTTCCATATATTGATATGACCTGGGTGGAGTCTTGGCTGTTGCACGTAGATATATTTTGGAGACTAATTTGTTACCATATTTGTTGTTAAGCTCTGGATTGTTGGTCAACATAAGTATCAAGCAGTGTAAAATTTCTACTGCATTTGctactttctttttccatttttctgccAAAATGTTCCTTCCAAGAGATGATTTTGAGATCAAGACAGTCAACACTCTACTAGAACACTAAATGAGGAAATATACtgcatgaataaaaataaaaatattatatatatatatatataataaaatgacTGCTCTGGTCCCATAAGTAAGTTGGAATCTTGGCATAGGACCAATGTAGCCTACCCCAAATGGCTGAGATAAGGCATACTGAGTTGAGCTGAACTGCAAGGTTCTCCCTCTATATTTAGATTAACATGCAACAACGTTAGGCACCTGTTTCAAAAACTCTTACAATAATTCTTTCTCTACATTGACACTCTAAAGACAGCACTTATTCAACTCCAGTTCTGAGCTTCAGTCGGCTTCGATTTCGTGTTTCCCTTGTTCTATTGTGCTTCCTAATTTTGTTTGCAACCACCCATATCTAAATTTATTATTTCAGAAAGATTTTTCCATGAATTTTGTTTCCCGTTACATCTCCAGCACACTGCAAAAACAATTGGATCATTAACGCCGTGGAGTAGTCGCTACATATTCCATCTcattatatatgaaagaattatTGCAACAGCATGTCTTCTACTGAACAACCTTAATTCTCCCAAACACTCTTCAATGTTAAAAACATAAGTCCAGGAAATGCATTCAGGTCAAATGATTGTTTGTGGTCTGCATTTAAGGTGAGAATGTTAACAAGTAGTAGTGACAAAGGATGGCTCACTAAAAACACTGGTCTCTGCAAAGTCGCAAGACCAGGTATGGGGGCTGACGCCTAGGATCCGACTTGTATTATTGATAACAATAGTAACTGAACCAATATGGCAAGGCAGCTGTAACTATAATGGTCCTAAGGTAGCGAAATCCCTTGCCGGTCTGCATTTAAGGTTACAATGCTAACAAGTAGTAATGACAAAGGACGGATAACTTCAGATAAACATTTATCACATTTACATCATATAAAAGCAAATTAACTCACTTGTTTCTTTTAAGAacatgacaaaaaataaacctTACCTCATTCGATGCCACATGTTCTTCACCCGGATCTTTTGATATGGAAGAATCTGTCAATATTCTGTTTAGAAAGGTCTCATCATTTTGAACCATTGGTGGTAGTGCATCTTTTACATCCTTCTGCAAATATCCTGCCACATTATCTTGAGGTGTTTCTGTTGCCATAGAATGAAGCTGGCCAATTGCCATACTAGAAAGAGGATCCAACTTAAGTTGAGACTTTGATTTCCCCAAAAAGTCATGTTTTGAAACCTCGCTCTTATCAAGGCTGCTCTTTTGCTTGTCACTTGTATACTGAAGCTCCGTTTCTGTGGTACCATCCACAATGTTCAAATCTATCCCTGCTGGAGCCTTTTGCACAGATAAGTCCTGCAATGTAGGGACATTGCTGACTGAACAGCTTTCTATATTTTCTATCGATTGATTGACAGACTGGACATGAGAACTATTTGTAggtatttgtttcatattttctatttgCTCAGGTCCACCAAAAATTGGAGGTACACTGTTGGCCCCAAGAGTGGAAGTCAGAGGATCTTTCTCAGTTTCTAGAAGCTGTTGCAGCTCTTGAGTTTCATCCAACAATACAGCCGTTAAACTGTTTTCCGCTGCTTCTTGCTCGAAGCTATCCCAATCATCTGAACCAAAGGCCACAGTGGAGTTAATGAGCATTGGATTCTCATCATCGAGTTTGCTCTTCTGATAATTACGCAGATTTATCCTATCACTTGAACCAATTCGTTGTTCATCATCCGTACCATAATCCACTGATGACCTCTCATCATCTGAATGTTCATATCTAGTTGAGGTTTCCTCATCCGGCTCAGTTAATTTCTCAGCTTCCTTCCCTTCAACTGAAACCCCAGATGCTGAAGTCGACACATGCAACTGACCCACATCACAGGGGCCTGGTTTGTTAATATCTACACAAGAAGCAACATAAGATGGGGAAGCTTCACCAGACTGCAAAACGATGGATGCATTCACAACCCCAAAATGAGGCAACGCTTTCTTCTCAGTCTGTACAGTAACAATCTCTTTTGATGAAATATGTTCAGCTGAGCTAGGCAATAATCCTCTGTCAGTATGACCACTCAACATCAAATCTTCTGCGTTATCCTTGCCACAATTGACACCTGAACCTCCGAGTGATTCAGATCCATTGCCAaaatttctttctgaaaaaatgGCCCCAAATGATGAATTCTCCTCATGTCTGGGCAATGACttagaccgtttattaaacccCACCAACACCCTATCTTCCAGGGAAGAAATAGAATTCACAGCCTCACCTTTTCCTTTGTGAAATTCGACTCTTCCATCAGATGAATAATCATAACCATCGACAGAAGCACTACTCCTGTCCACAGAATTTTTTTGGAATCTGGCTCCAAAGCCAACATTTTCCAAGACACGATCCTCTCCGAACCCCAAACTCCTCACAGAACCTAAATCTGAATCCAGAAAATCATTACAAGTTCCGAGGGAGCTACACATACTTGCTGTCCCCATAAATGAATTCGCGCTGCAATACCTCTCGAAATCTGATTCTCCACATGAAGAGTAATCCGACAAAACAGGTGAGGCATCGCCAGCATCGGATTTAGGCCCTACCCAGGACAGATACTCTTCAAGCGGATCTGGAGAGGCGACATCGGAGGAAATCTCTTGGTCCTTCTCTCCATTGATCATTTGACACTCAAAATAAAATTCGGATCTTCCTCCACAACTAAGCGAACTCACATGCAGATAGAAGATCAAACAGAGAAGTAACAGTTGTTCCCATACAAACTATCTTCGATATGATCATCCAATACCAAACAAAATTCATCAAGAAATTTGATTAATCTAGTCACCAATTACAAAATCGGTGCCGAATTTAATTCTGGAGGTATGAGAGAACAGGGAGTGCTATTTGAGACagaatttcttctctttattgATCGAAATGAGAAAAATCGAAACAGAGTGAAATATTGTTAAAAcaattcaaaacaaaatagaaaatgggaACTGACCTTCGAAATCGCGCTTCGAACGAGagtggtttgaactttgaaatcGTGAAAATTCCAAAAGGCTACTTCAGTTGCAGAACTCTATTGGTATATTTGTTTCTATTGTCGTCACGACTCATGCAACagtaaggctgcgtttggtatgcattcgAAATCATGTGAAATGTAACTTTAATTTCAGATAATCCATTATGTGATTCCAAACACTTTCAAAAATATAATCGAATGGTTTATTCTCTTTAATCGCGATTTAGCTGGATGATTTTGACCCTCCTAATTTATGTTTCTCGTTAAAGTAGTTTTCTTTccgttttgaaaaaataaaaaaaaaccgaGTTTCCTTGGACAACCCATGTCCCATAATAATTTGGTAGATTGGGGGATGGATACAATCATTTTGTTtctata
Protein-coding sequences here:
- the LOC122077024 gene encoding uncharacterized protein LOC122077024, yielding MINGEKDQEISSDVASPDPLEEYLSWVGPKSDAGDASPVLSDYSSCGESDFERYCSANSFMGTASMCSSLGTCNDFLDSDLGSVRSLGFGEDRVLENVGFGARFQKNSVDRSSASVDGYDYSSDGRVEFHKGKGEAVNSISSLEDRVLVGFNKRSKSLPRHEENSSFGAIFSERNFGNGSESLGGSGVNCGKDNAEDLMLSGHTDRGLLPSSAEHISSKEIVTVQTEKKALPHFGVVNASIVLQSGEASPSYVASCVDINKPGPCDVGQLHVSTSASGVSVEGKEAEKLTEPDEETSTRYEHSDDERSSVDYGTDDEQRIGSSDRINLRNYQKSKLDDENPMLINSTVAFGSDDWDSFEQEAAENSLTAVLLDETQELQQLLETEKDPLTSTLGANSVPPIFGGPEQIENMKQIPTNSSHVQSVNQSIENIESCSVSNVPTLQDLSVQKAPAGIDLNIVDGTTETELQYTSDKQKSSLDKSEVSKHDFLGKSKSQLKLDPLSSMAIGQLHSMATETPQDNVAGYLQKDVKDALPPMVQNDETFLNRILTDSSISKDPGEEHVASNEAENLNSNEFYDEVVHEMEEILLDSGESPVARFSKGNWASVSQSPKPIRDGSSTASTSGTNDAYPQVQQPLKIDGIEVVGAKQKKGEVSLGERLVGVKEYTVYRLRVWSGKDQWEVERRYRDFVSLYRQLKTFFSDKGQVLPSPWSDVERESRKIFGNASPNVVTQRSALIQDCLRSVWHSGFSFSASSPIIWFLSPQNVLPSSSMLNTLVPHSPSAYGGETSTEGASTLGKTISLLVQVLPHKSMKQLLEAQHYSCAGCHRYLNEGKTLLKEFVETFGWGKPRLCEYTGQLFCASCHTNDTAILPARVLHFWDFNRYPVSQLAKSYLKSIYEQPMLCVSAVNPFLFSKVPTLLHIMGIRKKISAMLTCVRCPFRRAVYRGLGSRKYLVESNDFFALRDLVDLSKGPFAALPVMAENVSKKISDHITEQCLICCDVGVPCAAGQACEDPSSLIFPFQEAEVEKCRSCESTFHKNCFRKLRTCRCGAEVEHHGSSTDAIRCKPGDEVDGVLGLSAMKSNTSSTMRFLTGLFSRVGSEKTLLDPGDNNAVIVMGSLPSNYL